The uncultured Desulfuromonas sp. genome has a segment encoding these proteins:
- the ahcY gene encoding adenosylhomocysteinase has product MSSMSEESIVKDMALAAWGRKEITIAETEMPGLMAVREEYQAQKPLKGARISGSLHMTIQTAVLIETLVALGADVRWASCNIFSTQDHAAAAIAETGVPVFAYKGESLEEYWEFTKKTLSFPEGPTMILDDGGDATLLVHRGVAREKEYEASGRLPDICRDHEEVQILDTLLNKTLQEDPQFWHKISAHLIGVSEETTTGVHRLYQMARDNALMFPAFNVNDSVTKSKFDNLYGCRESLIDGIKRATDVMVAGKQCVVLGYGDVGKGCAQAFRGMGAMVSVTEIDPICALQACMEGFNVVDMDEACRWGDIFVTTTGNVDVINRSHMDQMKDQAIVCNIGHFDSEIQVESLFSDNSLTVHEIKPQVDQIEWPDGKRITLLARGRLVNLGCATGHPSFVMSNSFANQVLAQIELWLNNDQYEKQVYVLPKVLDEKVARLHLGKLGAKLTTLTQKQADYLDIKIEGPYKPEHYRY; this is encoded by the coding sequence ATGAGTTCGATGTCTGAAGAATCGATTGTTAAAGATATGGCTCTGGCCGCCTGGGGTCGTAAAGAAATTACCATCGCCGAAACGGAGATGCCCGGTTTGATGGCGGTGCGTGAAGAGTATCAGGCGCAGAAACCTCTCAAAGGGGCGCGTATCTCCGGTTCATTGCATATGACGATTCAGACTGCCGTGCTTATCGAGACGCTGGTGGCACTTGGGGCTGATGTGCGCTGGGCCAGTTGCAATATTTTTTCCACCCAGGATCACGCTGCCGCAGCCATTGCTGAAACCGGTGTTCCGGTCTTCGCTTACAAGGGCGAGTCGCTTGAAGAATACTGGGAGTTTACCAAGAAGACCCTGTCGTTCCCAGAGGGCCCGACCATGATTCTCGATGATGGCGGTGATGCGACATTGCTCGTGCACCGTGGCGTTGCCCGGGAAAAGGAATACGAAGCCAGCGGCCGACTTCCGGACATTTGTCGGGACCATGAAGAAGTGCAGATTCTCGATACGCTGCTCAATAAAACTCTGCAAGAAGATCCGCAGTTCTGGCATAAAATTTCTGCCCATCTGATTGGAGTGAGCGAAGAAACCACCACCGGTGTTCACCGCCTATACCAGATGGCCCGCGACAACGCCTTGATGTTTCCGGCGTTCAACGTCAACGACTCCGTGACCAAAAGTAAGTTTGATAACCTTTATGGCTGCCGTGAGTCGCTGATCGACGGCATCAAACGGGCAACTGACGTCATGGTCGCCGGTAAACAGTGTGTCGTTCTCGGTTATGGCGATGTCGGTAAAGGCTGTGCTCAGGCTTTTCGGGGCATGGGGGCCATGGTGTCGGTCACGGAAATTGACCCGATCTGTGCCCTGCAGGCATGTATGGAAGGCTTCAATGTGGTTGATATGGATGAAGCCTGTCGCTGGGGCGACATTTTCGTCACGACAACCGGTAATGTCGATGTTATCAATCGCAGTCACATGGACCAGATGAAAGATCAGGCGATTGTCTGCAATATCGGTCATTTTGATTCCGAAATTCAAGTCGAGTCGCTGTTCAGTGATAACAGCCTGACGGTTCATGAAATCAAGCCGCAGGTTGATCAGATTGAATGGCCTGACGGCAAGCGGATTACCTTGCTGGCGCGTGGGCGTCTGGTGAATCTCGGCTGCGCAACAGGGCACCCCAGTTTTGTCATGAGCAACAGCTTCGCCAATCAGGTGTTGGCGCAAATCGAACTGTGGCTGAACAATGATCAGTATGAAAAGCAGGTGTACGTGCTGCCGAAAGTTCTGGATGAAAAAGTGGCGCGTCTGCATCTCGGTAAGCTCGGAGCCAAGCTGACCACGTTGACTCAGAAGCAGGCCGACTACTTGGATATCAAGATTGAAGGTCCCTACAAACCGGAGCATTACCGCTATTAA
- a CDS encoding glycosyltransferase, translating to MTHCDPFFDLSVIIPVFNEQDALPGLFAALESQVSLSLEIIFSDGGSKDRSTDLIDHYQSCSLHQVVLVQGERGRSCQLNRGGRLAHGRWLLFLHADSVWAQPELFLQAVRALENEWLGGDPVAGHFLLKFNGEALRPRFYRYLAEKAALNLPGTIFGDQGLMLHRTVWHDLQGYDESLPVLEDVELVERISCAGRMIHLPGTLTTSSRRYEEEGLWCRQCLNAVLLLILASGERSLLPCAMGSYRSDHGIVRSLIALMRRLWQLPLSGWWRFWYGCGSAVVRYLWVIPFRLSWWLVGSPRLGRKIIERWNVTILTKIDCRFWHSVAAIFLAVMFYLMVLLSLPWCADSVFRHRLSAVKGEIDEFDV from the coding sequence ATGACTCACTGCGATCCCTTCTTCGATCTTTCCGTTATCATCCCCGTGTTCAACGAACAGGACGCTTTGCCCGGTCTGTTTGCCGCCTTGGAGTCTCAAGTCAGCCTGTCTCTGGAGATTATTTTCAGTGATGGTGGTTCCAAAGATCGCTCCACAGACCTCATTGACCATTATCAATCCTGCTCGCTCCATCAGGTCGTTTTAGTACAGGGGGAGCGTGGCCGAAGCTGTCAGCTGAATCGTGGCGGCCGGCTGGCTCATGGTCGCTGGTTGTTGTTTTTGCATGCCGACAGTGTTTGGGCTCAACCGGAGTTGTTTTTACAGGCGGTCCGAGCTTTGGAAAATGAATGGTTGGGTGGCGATCCTGTTGCCGGTCATTTTTTGTTAAAATTCAACGGTGAGGCGCTTCGGCCCCGTTTTTATCGCTATCTTGCCGAAAAAGCCGCATTGAATCTGCCGGGAACCATCTTTGGAGATCAGGGGTTAATGCTCCACCGAACCGTCTGGCATGACTTGCAGGGCTATGATGAGTCCCTGCCTGTTCTTGAGGATGTCGAACTGGTCGAGCGCATCTCATGTGCAGGGCGCATGATCCATTTGCCCGGCACCTTGACCACCTCCAGTCGGCGCTATGAGGAGGAGGGGCTCTGGTGTCGTCAGTGTCTCAATGCTGTTCTTCTGTTGATTCTTGCCAGTGGTGAACGCTCTTTACTGCCGTGTGCCATGGGCAGTTATCGCTCTGATCACGGCATTGTTCGTTCGCTGATCGCTTTGATGCGTCGACTGTGGCAATTGCCCCTGTCCGGGTGGTGGCGTTTCTGGTATGGTTGCGGATCCGCCGTTGTGCGCTATCTTTGGGTCATCCCTTTTCGCCTCTCGTGGTGGCTGGTCGGCTCACCGCGTTTAGGACGAAAGATTATCGAACGCTGGAACGTGACAATTCTCACAAAGATCGATTGCCGTTTCTGGCATAGTGTGGCAGCGATTTTTCTCGCTGTTATGTTTTATCTGATGGTGCTGTTATCTCTGCCATGGTGTGCGGATAGCGTGTTCCGTCATCGTTTATCAGCTGTTAAAGGAGAGATTGATGAGTTCGATGTCTGA